A window of Diospyros lotus cultivar Yz01 chromosome 14, ASM1463336v1, whole genome shotgun sequence contains these coding sequences:
- the LOC127790403 gene encoding probable protein phosphatase 2C 78 isoform X2, whose product MGLKPHASGDYSITVAQANSALEDQGQVFTSPSATFVGVYDGHEGPEASHFITHHLFPLLHKFALEGGGLSAEVIKRAFDATEEEFIRLVKRSWMARPQIAFFG is encoded by the exons ATGGGCTTGAAGCCCCACGCTTCCGGAGACTACTCGATTACGGTGGCTCAAGCGAATTCTGCGCTGGAAGACCAAGGCCAGGTTTTTACGTCGCCTTCCGCCACCTTCGTCGGCGTCTACGACGGCCACGAAGGCCCCGAAGCCTCTCACTTCATCACCCATCACCTCTTTCCTTTACTCCACA AATTTGCTTTGGAAGGAGGAGGATTGTCTGCGGAGGTGATAAAGAGGGCATTTGATGCCACTGAAGAGGAGTTTATTCGCTTGGTGAAGCGGTCATGGATGGCTCGGCCACAAATTGCTTTTTTTG GTTAA
- the LOC127790403 gene encoding probable protein phosphatase 2C 78 isoform X1: MGLKPHASGDYSITVAQANSALEDQGQVFTSPSATFVGVYDGHEGPEASHFITHHLFPLLHKFALEGGGLSAEVIKRAFDATEEEFIRLVKRSWMARPQIAFFGSFCLVGVIFDNILLL, encoded by the exons ATGGGCTTGAAGCCCCACGCTTCCGGAGACTACTCGATTACGGTGGCTCAAGCGAATTCTGCGCTGGAAGACCAAGGCCAGGTTTTTACGTCGCCTTCCGCCACCTTCGTCGGCGTCTACGACGGCCACGAAGGCCCCGAAGCCTCTCACTTCATCACCCATCACCTCTTTCCTTTACTCCACA AATTTGCTTTGGAAGGAGGAGGATTGTCTGCGGAGGTGATAAAGAGGGCATTTGATGCCACTGAAGAGGAGTTTATTCGCTTGGTGAAGCGGTCATGGATGGCTCGGCCACAAATTGCTTTTTTTGGTTCTTTCTGTCTTGTTGGCGTGATTTTCGATAACATCTTGCTTTTGTAG
- the LOC127790490 gene encoding uncharacterized protein LOC127790490, producing MASSLAGSHGLFPRRQWFLLPSPPVVPSPLAAGCSGSNPNGEQFTSCKDVSSFFQSYVGISGASKSLTQPEADNQQVHGVGSEEHASFVHKNDDVKRKAIPVQSYPVRLYLLYKRRVLIRGELIICLRFKFSIFLSVTKAS from the exons ATGGCCTCTTCCCTCGCCGGTAGTCATGGCCTCTTCCCTCGCCGCCAATGGTTCCTTCTTCCCTCGCCGCCAGTCGTTCCCTCTCCCCTTGCTGCCGGTTGTTCCGGCTCTAA CCCCAATGGAGAACAGTTTACGTCGTGCAAAGACGTTTCTTCGTTCTTTCAGTCTTATGTTGGGATTAGTGGTGCAAGCAAATCATTGACTCAGCCGGAGGCCGACAATCAGCAAGTTCACGGTGTGGGTTCTGAAGAA CATGCAAGTTTTGTTCACAAAAATGATGATGTAAAGCGGAAAGCAATCCCAGTTCAATCTTACCCAGTCCGTCTATACCTATTGTACAAGAGAAGGGTTTTGATTCGAGGGGAATTGATAATCTGCCTGAGGTTCAAGTTCAGCATCTTTTTGAGTGTGACAAAAGCATCATGA